A single window of Nicotiana tabacum cultivar K326 unplaced genomic scaffold, ASM71507v2 Un00025, whole genome shotgun sequence DNA harbors:
- the LOC107817856 gene encoding aminoacylase-1-like precursor (The RefSeq protein has 1 substitution compared to this genomic sequence) — protein sequence MSFCGGRRDKHNSYHYSLCLSVLLLVTATAAEDASTIISRFQQYLQINTAQPQPNYYEAAEFITSQAKSLNLESQTLELVKGKPLILLKWAGKDPSLPSVLLNSHTDVVPSEHHKWAHPPFSAHLDPATGNIYARGSQDMKCVGLQYLEAIRKLKASGFQPTRTVYLSFVPDEEIGGVDGAGKFVDSDVFVKMNVGIVLDEGLPSPTENYRAFYGERSPWWLVVKAVGAPGHGAKLYDNSAMENLLKSIETIRRFRAAQFDLVKAGLKAEGEVISVNMVFLKAGTPSPSGFVMNLQPSEAQAGFDIRVPPTADQASLEKRIAEEWAPASRNMTFEFKQKVSVNDKFGRPAITAVDSSNIWWALLEESIVKANAGVGKPEIFPASTDARYFRERGLPAIGFSPMANTPIPLHDHNEFLNKDEYLKGIDVYESIIKTYASYIEHPRDEAPREEL from the exons ATGAGTTTTTGCGGCGGTAGGCGAGACAAGCACAACTCTTATCATTACTCTCTGTGTCTGTCGGTCTTGTTGTTGGTCACAGCGACGGCCGCGGAAGATGCGTCGACAATCATATCAAGATTCCAACAATACCTTCAGATCAATACAGCCCAACCTCAGCCCAACTACTATGAAGCCGCCGAGTTTATAACCTCACAGGCGAAGTCGCTGAATCTCGAATCCCAGACCCTGGAGCTGGTGAAGGGCAAGCCTTTGATTCTCCTGAAATGGGCAGGCAAGGACCCCAGCCTCCCTTCCGTCCTCCTCAACTCACATACCGACGTTGTCCCTTCCGAGCATCACAAGTGGGCCCACCCACCTTTCTCCGCCCACTTAGATCCCGCTACCGGCAACATCTACGCCCGGGGTTCTCAGGACATGAAGTGCGTGGGCTTGCAGTACCTGGAGGCCATTCGTAAGCTCAAGGCTTCTGGCTTCCAACCAACGCGCACTGTCTACCTCTCCTTCGTCCCCGACGAGGAAATCGGCGGTGTCGATGGAGCCGGAAAGTTTGTCGATTCCGATGTCTTCGTGAAGATGAATGTTGGGATTGTACTTGACGAGGGCTTGCCTTCTCCCACCGAAAACTATCGTGCATTCTATGGGGAGAGGTCCCCCTGGTGGCTGGTCGTTAAAGCTGTAGGTGCTCCTGGACACGGGGCTAAGCTATATGATAATTCTGCCATGGAGAATCTACTTAAAAGCATCGAAACTATAAGGAGATTCAGGGCTGCGCAGTTCGATTTAGTTAAGGCGGGACTGAAAGCTGAAGGCGAGGTCATTTCTGTTAATATGGTCTTCTTGAAAGCTGGCACCCCTTCTCCCTCT GGTTTTGTCATGAACCTGCAGCCATCTGAAGCCCAAGCAGGATTTGACATCAGAGTACCACCAACTGCAGATCAAGCATCCTTGGAGAAGAGAATAGCTGAGGAATGGGCGCCTGCTTCACGAAACATGACTTTTGAG TTCAAGCAGAAGGTGTCTGTGAATGACAAGTTTGGAAGGCCAGCCATTACAGCTGTTGACAGTTCCAATATTTGGTGGGCACTGTTAGAAGAATCTATCGTCAAAGCTAATGCTGGAGTTGGAAAACCAGAAATATTTCCTGCATCGACAGATGCACGCTATTTTCGGGAGCGAGGCCTGCCAGCAATAGGATTTTCTCCAATGGCAAACACTCCCATTCTTCTTCACGACCACAACGAG TTCTTGAACAAGGATGAGTATTTGAAAGGTATTGATGTTTATGAGTCAATAATCAAAACGTATGCATCTTATATTGAGCATCCAAGAGATGAGGCTCCGAGGGAAGAATTGTGA